One region of Neisseria mucosa genomic DNA includes:
- a CDS encoding 2-C-methyl-D-erythritol 2,4-cyclodiphosphate synthase, protein MNIRIGQGYDVHQLVEGRDLILGGVKIPFEKGLLGHSDADALLHAITDALLGAAGLGDIGSHFPDTAAEFKDADSRVLLREAYQSVQALGWCIVNVDTTIIAQKPKLAPHIPAMRANIAADLGIQTACVNIKGKTNEKLGYLGRMEAIEAQAAVLLEKA, encoded by the coding sequence ATGAATATCCGCATCGGACAAGGCTACGATGTCCACCAACTCGTCGAAGGCCGCGATTTGATTCTCGGCGGCGTAAAGATCCCGTTTGAAAAAGGCCTGCTCGGTCATTCCGATGCCGACGCGCTGTTGCACGCGATTACTGATGCTTTACTTGGCGCGGCGGGCTTGGGCGACATCGGCAGCCATTTCCCTGATACCGCCGCCGAGTTTAAAGATGCCGACAGCCGCGTATTGTTGCGCGAAGCGTATCAAAGCGTGCAGGCATTGGGCTGGTGCATTGTGAACGTGGACACAACCATCATCGCACAAAAGCCCAAACTCGCGCCGCACATTCCAGCCATGCGCGCCAACATTGCCGCCGATTTGGGCATTCAGACGGCCTGTGTCAATATCAAAGGCAAAACCAACGAAAAACTCGGCTATCTGGGGCGCATGGAAGCCATCGAGGCGCAGGCGGCGGTGTTGCTGGAAAAAGCGTAA
- a CDS encoding IS5/IS1182 family transposase (programmed frameshift), protein MNRKTYPSDISREQFAPLLPLLESARKRTAPRQVDLYDVFCAILYLQRTGCSWRALPGDFPKWRTVHSYFQRWTEPRESGISILEEALKKNQVVAERRKQGRHEATTFLIIDAQSVKNTDTAMEKGYDAGKKVSGIKRHIAVDTQGLQHALAVTTADVTDRKGCLVALERGRDNLGAIQKILADGGYTGKAFASSVQELIGAQVEIAKRNELHRFAVLPKRWVVERSFSWLEKNRRLWKNCERKLSTSLQMVALAFLGVLLRRL, encoded by the exons ATGAACAGAAAAACCTACCCAAGCGATATCAGTCGCGAGCAATTTGCGCCTCTCCTTCCCCTGCTGGAAAGTGCCCGTAAACGCACAGCGCCACGCCAGGTGGACTTGTACGATGTCTTTTGTGCCATTCTCTACCTGCAACGCACTGGCTGCTCCTGGCGCGCTTTGCCGGGCGACTTCCCCAAATGGCGCACCGTGCATTCCTACTTCCAGAGATGGACCGAACCACGCGAGAGTGGCATCAGCATCCTTGAGGAAGCATTAAA AAAAAATCAGGTAGTTGCGGAGCGCCGCAAGCAGGGGCGCCATGAAGCAACTACTTTCCTGATTATTGATGCGCAGAGTGTGAAGAACACGGATACCGCCATGGAAAAAGGCTACGATGCGGGCAAGAAGGTTAGCGGTATCAAGCGACATATAGCGGTTGACACGCAAGGTTTGCAGCATGCCCTTGCGGTAACGACGGCGGATGTTACGGATAGAAAAGGCTGCCTGGTGGCATTGGAACGTGGGCGGGATAATCTTGGTGCGATACAAAAAATCCTTGCTGACGGTGGTTACACGGGTAAGGCATTTGCTTCGTCGGTACAGGAGTTGATTGGTGCGCAGGTAGAGATTGCCAAACGAAACGAATTGCACCGTTTTGCAGTATTGCCGAAGCGATGGGTAGTAGAGCGCAGCTTTTCCTGGTTGGAAAAGAACAGGCGGCTTTGGAAAAACTGCGAGCGTAAGTTGAGTACCAGTCTGCAAATGGTAGCTTTGGCTTTCTTGGGAGTCCTGCTACGAAGACTATGA
- a CDS encoding ribose-5-phosphate isomerase RpiA (catalyzes D-ribose 5-phosphate --> D-ribulose 5-phosphate in the nonoxidative branch of the pentose phosphate pathway), with protein MATQDELKRIAAEKAVEFVPENEYIGIGSGSTVNMFIEALGKSGKKIKGAVSTSKKSSELMAQYDIPEVSLNDVMGLAVYVDGADEVNHMLQMIKGGGGAHLNEKVVASASDKFICIADESKYVSRLGKFPLPVEVLPGARSLVSRKLLAMGGQPELRLNYTTFHGNQIIDVYDLHIDRPLTMEDEINRITGVLENGIFARNAADVLILGTEQGAKVIKPGQN; from the coding sequence ATGGCTACTCAAGACGAATTGAAGCGCATTGCCGCCGAGAAAGCGGTGGAATTCGTACCCGAAAACGAATACATCGGCATCGGCTCCGGCTCGACCGTGAATATGTTTATCGAAGCGTTGGGCAAAAGCGGCAAAAAAATCAAAGGCGCGGTTTCGACTTCTAAAAAGTCCAGCGAACTGATGGCGCAATACGACATCCCCGAAGTATCACTGAATGATGTGATGGGGCTGGCTGTCTATGTTGACGGTGCGGACGAAGTGAACCATATGCTGCAAATGATTAAAGGCGGCGGCGGCGCGCATTTAAACGAAAAAGTTGTCGCCAGCGCGTCCGACAAATTCATCTGTATCGCCGACGAGAGCAAATATGTTTCGCGTTTGGGAAAATTCCCGCTGCCCGTAGAAGTGTTGCCCGGCGCACGTTCGCTGGTGTCCCGCAAACTTTTGGCAATGGGCGGACAGCCAGAATTGCGCCTGAACTACACCACCTTCCACGGCAACCAAATCATTGATGTCTATGACTTGCATATTGACCGTCCGCTGACTATGGAAGATGAAATCAACCGCATCACCGGCGTTCTCGAAAACGGCATCTTCGCCCGCAACGCTGCGGATGTGTTGATATTGGGTACAGAGCAGGGCGCCAAAGTCATCAAACCCGGACAAAATTAA
- a CDS encoding (Fe-S)-binding protein produces the protein MSAITPPKITKFDSKPTDVYFFGTCVLDLFMPEAGMDAITLIEQQGIRVHYPMAQSCCGQPAYSSGHPTEAFDVAKAQLDLFPENWPIVVPSGSCGGMMKHHWPTLFKNTEYESKAVDCANRIIEFTHFLLAIGYKPEDKGEPVKVAVHTSCAARREMNVHISGWQLIDGMENVERIVHDHESECCGFGGTFSVKQADISGAMVTDKVAALKETGATEIISADCGCMMNIGGKIAKDEPNMPRPKHIASFLLERTGGKA, from the coding sequence ATGAGCGCAATCACCCCACCCAAAATCACTAAATTCGACAGCAAGCCGACCGATGTTTATTTCTTCGGCACCTGCGTCCTCGATCTTTTCATGCCCGAAGCAGGCATGGATGCCATTACTTTAATCGAGCAGCAAGGCATACGGGTTCATTACCCGATGGCGCAAAGCTGCTGCGGCCAACCCGCCTACTCTTCCGGTCATCCGACCGAGGCGTTTGATGTCGCCAAAGCGCAACTTGACCTTTTCCCTGAAAACTGGCCGATCGTCGTACCGTCCGGCTCGTGCGGCGGCATGATGAAACATCACTGGCCTACTCTGTTTAAAAATACAGAATACGAATCTAAAGCGGTTGATTGTGCCAACCGCATCATTGAGTTTACTCATTTCTTGCTTGCCATCGGCTACAAGCCTGAAGACAAAGGCGAGCCGGTCAAAGTCGCCGTTCACACTTCCTGCGCCGCCCGCCGCGAAATGAATGTCCATATTTCAGGATGGCAGTTGATTGACGGCATGGAAAACGTTGAACGTATCGTTCACGACCATGAAAGCGAATGCTGCGGCTTCGGCGGTACATTCTCGGTCAAACAAGCGGATATTTCCGGTGCGATGGTAACTGACAAAGTTGCCGCGCTGAAAGAAACCGGCGCGACCGAAATCATCAGCGCGGACTGCGGCTGCATGATGAACATCGGCGGCAAAATCGCTAAGGACGAACCGAATATGCCGCGTCCGAAACACATCGCATCCTTCTTGTTGGAACGTACCGGAGGCAAAGCATGA
- a CDS encoding dihydroxy-acid dehydratase, whose product MPDYRSKTSTHGRNMAGARALWRATGVMETDFGKPIIAVANSFTQFVPGHVHLHNMGQLVAREIEKAGAIAKEFNTIAIDDGIAMGHSGMLYSLPSRDLIADSIEYMINAHCADALVCISNCDKITPGMLIAAMRLNIPTIFVSGGPMEAGKVIGVANIQPERRLDLIDAMIESADDNVSNQQVEEVEQNACPTCGSCSGMFTANSMNCLTEALGLSLPGNGSYLATHAGRKELFLEAGRMIVEITKRYYEQDDETVLPRSIATKKAFENAMTMDIAMGGSTNTILHLLAVANEAGVDFKMADIDRLSRVVPCICKTAPNNHDYYMEDVHRAGGIFAILKELDKAGKLHTDVYTIHAPTLKDAIEKWDVTNPENTHAIERFKAAPGGVRTTQAFSQNRMWKTLDLDREKGCIRNVEHAYSQDGGLAVLFGNIAERGCVVKTAGVDESILKFTGRARVFESQEAAVEGILGNQIVAGDIVIIRYEGPKGGPGMQEMLYPTSYLKSKGLGKACALLTDGRFSGGTSGLSIGHASPEAAEGGAIGLVHEGDTIEIDIPNRSINLKVSDEELAKRRAEMEARGSKAWKPETRDRYVSAALRAYGAMATSADKGAVRDVSQIER is encoded by the coding sequence ATGCCAGACTACCGCTCCAAAACCTCCACCCACGGCCGCAATATGGCGGGTGCACGCGCATTGTGGCGCGCCACCGGCGTGATGGAAACCGACTTCGGCAAGCCCATCATCGCCGTTGCCAACTCGTTCACCCAATTCGTGCCCGGACATGTCCACCTGCACAACATGGGCCAACTAGTTGCCCGCGAGATTGAAAAAGCCGGTGCAATCGCCAAAGAATTCAACACCATCGCCATCGACGACGGCATCGCCATGGGACACAGCGGCATGCTGTACTCCCTGCCCAGCCGCGATTTGATTGCCGACTCCATCGAATATATGATCAACGCCCACTGCGCCGACGCGCTGGTGTGCATTTCCAACTGCGACAAAATCACCCCGGGAATGCTGATTGCCGCCATGCGCCTGAACATCCCGACCATCTTCGTTTCCGGCGGCCCGATGGAAGCGGGCAAGGTCATCGGCGTGGCCAACATCCAGCCCGAACGCCGCTTGGACTTGATTGACGCCATGATTGAATCGGCGGACGACAATGTCAGCAACCAGCAAGTCGAAGAAGTCGAACAAAACGCCTGCCCAACCTGCGGCTCCTGCTCCGGCATGTTCACCGCCAACTCTATGAACTGCCTGACCGAAGCGCTCGGTCTGTCCCTGCCCGGCAACGGCTCTTACCTCGCCACCCACGCCGGCCGCAAAGAATTGTTCCTCGAAGCCGGCCGCATGATTGTCGAAATCACCAAACGCTATTACGAGCAAGACGACGAAACCGTACTGCCGCGCAGCATCGCCACCAAAAAAGCGTTTGAAAACGCCATGACCATGGACATCGCCATGGGCGGTTCCACCAACACCATCCTGCATTTGCTCGCCGTCGCCAACGAAGCGGGCGTGGATTTTAAAATGGCCGACATCGACCGCTTAAGCCGCGTCGTGCCCTGCATCTGCAAAACCGCGCCCAACAACCACGACTACTACATGGAAGACGTGCACCGCGCCGGCGGCATCTTCGCCATTCTGAAAGAACTGGACAAAGCGGGCAAACTGCACACCGACGTGTACACCATCCACGCGCCGACGCTGAAAGACGCGATTGAAAAATGGGACGTAACCAATCCCGAAAACACCCACGCCATCGAACGCTTCAAAGCCGCGCCCGGCGGCGTGCGCACCACCCAAGCGTTCTCGCAAAACCGCATGTGGAAAACCCTCGACCTCGACCGCGAAAAGGGCTGCATCCGCAACGTCGAACACGCCTACTCGCAAGACGGCGGTTTGGCGGTCTTGTTCGGCAACATCGCCGAGCGCGGCTGCGTGGTGAAAACCGCAGGCGTGGACGAGAGCATCCTCAAATTCACCGGCCGCGCCCGCGTGTTTGAAAGCCAGGAAGCCGCCGTCGAAGGCATTTTGGGCAACCAAATCGTCGCCGGCGACATCGTCATCATCCGCTACGAAGGCCCCAAAGGCGGCCCGGGTATGCAGGAAATGCTGTATCCGACTTCCTACCTGAAATCCAAAGGCCTCGGCAAAGCCTGCGCCTTGCTGACTGACGGACGCTTCTCCGGCGGCACATCAGGCCTCTCCATTGGCCACGCTTCGCCTGAAGCGGCGGAAGGCGGCGCCATCGGCTTGGTGCACGAAGGCGACACGATTGAAATCGACATTCCCAACCGCAGCATCAATCTGAAAGTGTCCGACGAAGAACTCGCAAAACGCCGCGCTGAAATGGAAGCACGCGGCAGCAAAGCGTGGAAACCGGAAACCCGCGACCGCTACGTCTCCGCCGCCCTGCGCGCCTACGGCGCAATGGCGACTTCCGCCGACAAAGGCGCGGTGCGCGACGTATCGCAAATCGAGCGTTGA
- a CDS encoding MFS transporter, which yields MNKTESNVSEMPPVRPSRWLPLLLAIAIFMQMLDATILNTALPEIAKDFKVSPLNMQLAAISYTLTVALLIPLSGYLVDRFGTKNVFFGSIGIFMLGSALCAAAANLPMLVMARVIQGIGGSMLVPVPRLTILRVYDKSQLLNAINYAVMPALIGPIFGPLVGGYLVEYASWHWIFLLNLPIGLLGVLLGWRIMPDVKGENTALDLSGYLTFASAACLLMLAVEMVSHSGAVWFSLLLALGGTAFALLYYRHMKTAANPIYAADLFQVRTFRLGLTGNLFSRLGISSIPFLLPLLFQVAFGFAASVSGWLVAPVAFASLVVKPLIKPLMSRFGYRSVLIWNTRLLAILIMLLALPDADTSLSVWIVLLLLIGTCNSIQFSAMNTLTIADLRAHQTGSGNSLMAVNQQLAISLGIALGALILQNWSQSSFTAGNLHLSFRLTLLSIGLITLVSSTIFSRLHISDGRNLTD from the coding sequence ATGAACAAAACTGAATCAAATGTTTCGGAAATGCCGCCCGTCCGCCCGTCCCGATGGCTGCCCCTGCTGTTGGCGATTGCGATTTTCATGCAAATGCTGGACGCGACGATTCTGAACACCGCCCTGCCCGAAATCGCCAAAGATTTCAAAGTATCGCCACTCAATATGCAGCTGGCGGCGATTTCCTATACGCTGACCGTTGCCCTGCTGATTCCTTTAAGCGGCTATTTGGTGGACAGGTTCGGCACTAAAAACGTATTTTTCGGTTCAATCGGTATTTTTATGCTCGGTTCGGCATTGTGTGCGGCGGCAGCCAATCTGCCCATGCTGGTGATGGCGCGGGTGATTCAGGGCATAGGCGGGTCGATGTTGGTACCCGTACCGCGCCTGACGATTTTGCGCGTGTACGACAAATCCCAACTGCTCAACGCCATCAACTATGCCGTCATGCCCGCGCTGATCGGTCCGATATTCGGACCTTTGGTCGGCGGCTATTTGGTCGAATACGCATCTTGGCATTGGATTTTCCTGCTGAATCTGCCCATAGGACTGCTCGGCGTCTTGCTGGGTTGGCGGATTATGCCCGATGTCAAAGGCGAGAATACCGCTCTGGACTTGAGCGGCTATCTGACTTTCGCTTCGGCGGCGTGTCTCTTGATGTTGGCGGTGGAAATGGTGTCCCACTCGGGCGCGGTTTGGTTTTCGCTCTTACTCGCACTCGGCGGTACGGCATTCGCCCTGCTCTACTACCGCCACATGAAAACCGCCGCCAACCCGATTTATGCGGCGGATTTGTTCCAAGTCCGCACCTTCCGGCTGGGTCTGACTGGCAATCTGTTCAGCCGGCTCGGCATCAGTTCCATCCCCTTTTTGCTGCCGCTATTGTTTCAAGTCGCGTTCGGCTTTGCCGCCAGCGTATCCGGCTGGCTGGTCGCACCCGTCGCTTTCGCCTCGCTTGTTGTCAAACCGCTCATCAAGCCCCTGATGTCGCGCTTCGGCTACCGCAGCGTGTTGATTTGGAACACGCGCCTCCTCGCCATATTGATTATGCTGCTTGCCCTACCCGACGCCGACACATCCTTAAGCGTCTGGATAGTCCTGCTGCTCCTCATCGGCACCTGCAACTCCATCCAGTTTTCCGCCATGAACACCCTGACCATCGCCGACCTGCGCGCGCACCAAACCGGCAGCGGCAACAGCCTGATGGCGGTCAACCAACAACTCGCCATCAGCCTCGGCATTGCGCTCGGCGCGCTTATCCTGCAAAACTGGTCGCAAAGCAGCTTTACCGCAGGCAACCTCCACCTCTCATTCCGCCTTACCCTGCTTTCCATCGGCTTGATTACACTCGTCTCCAGTACCATATTCAGCCGCCTGCACATTTCCGACGGACGCAACCTAACCGACTGA
- a CDS encoding MFS transporter, translating into MKFLDREATIAKPGFNRWLVPPAALAVHLAIGQIYAYSVFNAPLTKLIGITESAAGDWKLTTVGWIFSIALAMLGASAALFGTWMERVGPRKAMFVAACCFSLGFFVSALGVSTHNLFLLYLGNGVIGGIGLGLGYIGPVSTLMKWFPDKPGMATGLAIMGFGGGAMLASPLSVSLMNAFSDDVSVGVAPTFVVLGLFYLVLMMFGAFTIRVPAEGWKPEGYVAPKMKNKLVSSNHVNVSQAMKTPQFWLLFWVLCLNVTAGIGVLGQASVMIQELFSEASVGKQAAIGAGAAAGFVSLLSLFNMGGRFLWSSVSDKLGRKNTYTIFFVLGSLLYFAVPSIGESGNKALFIIGFCVIISMYGGGFAAIPAYLKDLFGTYQVGAIHGRILLAWSTAAVIGPVLVNYIRQSQIDSGVPAAQAYGVTMYIMAGLLIVGLLCNLAVRSVHEKHHETDIKTAAHSGNPDDETAVSDAYLLQEKVAAGGFSVWWRWTLVGVPLAYGVVMVFVKALDLFR; encoded by the coding sequence ATGAAATTTTTAGACCGTGAGGCGACGATTGCCAAGCCGGGTTTCAACCGTTGGCTGGTGCCGCCTGCCGCTTTGGCGGTGCATCTTGCCATCGGGCAGATTTATGCGTATTCCGTGTTTAACGCGCCGCTGACCAAGCTTATCGGCATTACCGAATCAGCAGCCGGAGATTGGAAGCTGACGACTGTGGGCTGGATTTTCAGTATCGCGCTGGCTATGTTGGGCGCGTCTGCTGCTTTGTTCGGCACTTGGATGGAGCGTGTCGGCCCGCGCAAGGCGATGTTTGTCGCGGCGTGCTGTTTCAGCTTGGGCTTTTTTGTGTCGGCACTCGGCGTCAGTACGCATAATCTGTTTCTCCTCTATTTGGGCAACGGCGTGATCGGCGGCATCGGCTTGGGGTTGGGCTATATCGGGCCTGTGTCCACTTTGATGAAGTGGTTTCCCGACAAACCGGGCATGGCGACGGGTTTGGCGATTATGGGGTTCGGCGGCGGTGCGATGCTTGCTTCGCCGTTGTCCGTATCGTTGATGAATGCGTTTTCAGACGACGTGTCGGTCGGCGTCGCACCGACTTTTGTCGTGTTGGGACTGTTTTACCTTGTGTTGATGATGTTCGGCGCCTTCACCATCCGCGTGCCGGCGGAGGGTTGGAAACCTGAAGGCTATGTCGCGCCGAAAATGAAAAACAAGCTGGTCAGCAGCAATCATGTCAATGTTTCCCAAGCGATGAAAACGCCGCAATTTTGGCTTTTGTTTTGGGTGTTGTGCCTGAACGTGACTGCCGGTATCGGCGTTTTGGGGCAGGCTTCGGTCATGATTCAGGAGCTGTTTTCAGAGGCGTCGGTCGGCAAACAAGCGGCAATCGGTGCGGGGGCGGCGGCAGGTTTCGTCAGTCTTTTGAGTTTGTTCAATATGGGCGGGCGGTTTTTATGGTCCAGCGTTTCCGACAAACTCGGACGTAAAAATACCTACACCATCTTTTTCGTACTCGGCTCGCTGCTGTATTTTGCCGTTCCGTCCATTGGTGAGAGTGGAAACAAGGCTTTGTTTATTATTGGATTCTGCGTCATCATTTCCATGTATGGCGGCGGTTTTGCCGCGATTCCGGCTTATTTGAAAGACTTGTTCGGCACTTATCAGGTCGGCGCAATTCACGGACGTATTTTGCTGGCGTGGTCAACCGCTGCCGTGATCGGTCCGGTCTTGGTGAACTACATCCGCCAAAGCCAAATCGACAGCGGTGTTCCCGCCGCGCAGGCATATGGCGTTACCATGTATATCATGGCGGGATTGTTGATTGTCGGTTTGCTGTGCAACCTTGCTGTCAGATCGGTTCATGAGAAACACCATGAAACCGACATCAAAACAGCAGCGCACAGCGGCAATCCCGATGACGAGACTGCCGTTTCCGATGCCTACTTGTTGCAGGAAAAAGTTGCGGCAGGCGGTTTTTCGGTTTGGTGGCGTTGGACTTTGGTCGGCGTCCCGCTGGCTTACGGCGTGGTGATGGTGTTTGTCAAGGCATTGGATTTGTTCCGTTAA
- a CDS encoding DUF945 domain-containing protein has protein sequence MKKYLIPVAAVAVAAVLGTPYYLGIKAEESLTAQQKLLQDSGFLTVESHQYERGWFSATETTVIRLKPTLLQNTQKYLPDNLKTILQEPITVINHISHGPFAGDIGTQAHIETEFKYHPETEKALSRFFGKQTPVTMSNTIYFSGSGKLDLSIPAFDYEELSGIKLNWKGLSGHTDYKKDFQSYSHDYLAPSLQVKLADKGDISLENLHFQSETTSGLNKLSLGKSSTTLDKFLLQWKDNIDYNIKLNELVNLVTNLQIGAFINPTGSIPPSKIEVSKLKFETDTHEADKFINSEGRFQFQDLTYGDEKYGPLDINIAAEHLDASGLLALKNKFAEIADKKMSEEEIQNALIQTAKNEASSLFTNNPILNVKTFKFTMPQGDVDVSGKLLFKGLVVKDLNSLSDMLKKTEAGFDMAVPQKLLEQLAISQARSIFSVNPEDEANGQAGIEDVTETLRLMVESTIRSMADEKYLTLENGTVKTKMTLQNGELKLNGKVLQSDPEPDFDETDMVSEPSHP, from the coding sequence ATGAAAAAGTATCTTATCCCTGTTGCTGCCGTAGCCGTAGCAGCCGTACTTGGTACCCCCTACTACCTCGGCATCAAAGCAGAGGAAAGCCTTACCGCACAACAAAAACTCTTACAAGACTCCGGTTTTCTGACCGTAGAATCGCATCAATACGAACGCGGCTGGTTCAGCGCAACGGAAACCACCGTTATCCGCCTGAAGCCTACCCTTCTTCAAAATACGCAAAAATACCTGCCCGACAACCTGAAAACCATCCTGCAAGAGCCGATTACGGTTATCAACCACATCAGCCACGGACCGTTTGCCGGCGACATAGGCACTCAGGCGCACATCGAAACCGAGTTCAAATATCACCCTGAAACCGAAAAAGCATTGTCGCGCTTCTTCGGCAAACAAACGCCGGTAACGATGAGCAACACCATCTATTTCAGCGGCAGCGGCAAGCTGGATTTGAGTATCCCCGCTTTCGATTACGAAGAGCTTTCCGGCATCAAGCTGAACTGGAAAGGTCTGAGCGGGCATACCGACTATAAAAAAGATTTCCAAAGTTACAGCCATGACTATCTGGCTCCCTCCCTTCAAGTCAAGCTGGCGGACAAGGGCGACATTTCTCTGGAAAACCTACATTTCCAATCTGAAACCACAAGCGGCCTCAACAAACTGTCTTTAGGCAAAAGCAGCACTACGCTGGATAAATTCCTGCTCCAGTGGAAAGACAACATCGATTACAACATCAAGCTGAATGAATTGGTGAACTTGGTTACCAATCTACAAATCGGCGCGTTTATCAATCCGACAGGCAGCATCCCTCCGTCAAAAATCGAAGTCAGCAAACTGAAATTTGAAACCGATACTCACGAAGCGGACAAATTCATCAACAGCGAAGGCCGCTTCCAATTTCAAGACCTGACTTACGGCGATGAAAAATACGGCCCGTTGGACATCAATATTGCCGCCGAACACTTGGATGCCTCCGGCCTTCTTGCGCTGAAAAATAAATTTGCCGAAATCGCAGATAAAAAAATGAGCGAAGAAGAAATCCAAAACGCCTTGATACAGACCGCCAAGAACGAGGCTTCAAGCCTGTTTACCAATAATCCTATCTTAAATGTTAAGACCTTCAAATTCACGATGCCTCAAGGCGATGTCGATGTCAGCGGCAAACTGCTGTTTAAAGGTTTGGTAGTAAAAGATTTGAACAGCCTCAGCGATATGCTGAAAAAAACCGAAGCCGGATTTGACATGGCGGTTCCGCAAAAACTGCTCGAACAACTGGCAATCAGTCAGGCACGCAGCATTTTCAGCGTTAATCCCGAGGACGAAGCAAATGGGCAGGCAGGTATCGAAGACGTTACCGAGACCCTGCGGCTGATGGTGGAAAGCACCATCCGAAGCATGGCGGACGAAAAATATCTGACGCTGGAAAACGGTACGGTCAAAACCAAGATGACTTTGCAAAATGGTGAACTGAAGCTCAACGGCAAAGTCCTTCAAAGCGATCCCGAACCGGATTTTGATGAGACGGATATGGTTTCCGAACCATCCCATCCATAA
- a CDS encoding iron-sulfur cluster-binding protein, which yields MTTQTIKFHMKPETFKQNAAISLQDKPLRKSLRTAMDMLMTKRKAVLSDEEELQNLRDLCEHVRQRSLSKLPTLLEQLEENLTKLGVKVHWAETPAEACEIIHDIITAKNGKLMVKGKSMVSEEIELNHYLEAKGIKAVESDLGEFIVQMAGEKPTHIVMPAIHKTKEQVSELFHQNLGTPLTDDVDQLTGFARKALRDIYSTADVGLSGVNFAVAETGTLCLVENEGNGRLSTTVPPVHIAITGIEKVVAKLSDVPPLYSLLPRSAIGQNITTYFNMITGPRRSEELDGPQEMHLVLLDNGRSQAYAEDQMRRTLQCIRCGACMNHCPVYTRIGGAAYGTTYPGPIGEIISPHLLGLDATRDLPTACTMCGACVEVCPVRIPITEQMQRLRVEAQRSPSEVVPHPIRGQGASHTFGEQMAWRTFNGIFSGSKAYRAFGWAATKFRALTPSKQMGWTDNRVPMKPAKKTLHEMMAEKMRQKEKA from the coding sequence ATGACTACGCAAACCATCAAGTTCCACATGAAGCCGGAAACTTTCAAACAAAACGCCGCAATTTCCCTTCAAGACAAGCCTTTGCGTAAGAGTCTGCGTACCGCGATGGATATGCTGATGACCAAGCGCAAAGCCGTTTTGTCCGACGAAGAAGAGTTGCAAAACCTGCGTGATTTGTGCGAACACGTCCGTCAGCGTTCATTGTCTAAATTGCCCACCCTGCTGGAGCAATTGGAAGAAAACCTGACTAAGCTGGGCGTGAAAGTACACTGGGCGGAAACGCCGGCCGAAGCCTGCGAAATCATCCACGACATCATTACTGCCAAAAACGGCAAGCTGATGGTCAAAGGTAAATCCATGGTCAGCGAGGAAATCGAGCTGAACCATTATCTTGAAGCAAAAGGCATTAAAGCGGTGGAAAGCGACTTGGGAGAGTTTATCGTCCAAATGGCAGGCGAAAAACCGACCCATATCGTGATGCCCGCCATTCACAAAACCAAAGAACAGGTTAGCGAACTTTTCCACCAAAATCTTGGCACGCCGTTAACAGACGACGTAGACCAACTGACCGGCTTCGCCCGTAAAGCACTGCGCGATATTTACAGCACTGCCGATGTCGGCTTGAGCGGCGTAAACTTTGCTGTTGCAGAAACTGGTACGCTGTGTCTGGTGGAAAACGAAGGCAACGGTCGCTTAAGTACCACCGTTCCGCCCGTGCATATCGCCATTACTGGTATTGAAAAAGTTGTAGCCAAGCTGTCGGACGTTCCTCCTTTGTACAGCCTGCTGCCACGTTCTGCCATCGGTCAGAACATTACCACCTATTTCAACATGATTACCGGCCCACGCCGTAGTGAAGAATTAGACGGCCCGCAGGAAATGCACTTGGTTCTGCTCGACAACGGCCGCAGCCAAGCCTATGCCGAAGACCAAATGCGCCGCACCTTGCAATGTATCCGTTGTGGCGCGTGTATGAACCATTGTCCGGTTTATACCCGTATCGGTGGCGCGGCATACGGCACAACCTATCCCGGCCCTATCGGCGAGATTATTTCTCCGCACCTGTTGGGTCTGGATGCCACCCGCGACCTGCCGACCGCCTGTACCATGTGTGGTGCGTGTGTAGAAGTTTGTCCGGTGCGTATCCCGATTACCGAGCAAATGCAGCGTCTGCGCGTTGAAGCGCAACGTTCACCGTCCGAAGTCGTACCGCATCCTATCCGCGGACAAGGCGCATCGCATACCTTCGGCGAACAAATGGCATGGCGCACATTCAACGGCATTTTCAGCGGCAGCAAGGCCTACCGCGCCTTCGGTTGGGCAGCCACCAAATTCCGTGCATTGACGCCGAGCAAGCAAATGGGCTGGACGGACAACCGCGTTCCAATGAAACCTGCCAAGAAAACGCTGCATGAAATGATGGCGGAAAAAATGCGCCAAAAAGAAAAAGCGTAA